From the genome of Verrucomicrobiia bacterium:
TCGTCACCATAGACGGTGTAATCCCGTTCCACCTGCAGCACGAGTGAGGTATCGCCCAGCGCGAGCTTGTCGCCGGTCGTGGGACCGAACATCTCCGCGTAATGGGACCGCTTCATCTTGTAAGGCATATCAGTCCTTCTCGTTCAAAAAGTTGCCCGCCTTCACCCGCTCCATCGTGGCCTTCAATCCTTCCGGCGAGACCGCTCCATTCGCCAGATTGTTGCCGCCACGGATCACCTTGTTCCCCGCGATGTCCACTAGCTTCACCGTCTTCGTCTCACCCGGTTCGAAGCGCACGGCCGTGCCTGCTGGAATATCGAGCCGTTTGCCGTAAGCCTTCGCGCGATCAAACTTCAGCAACGCATTCGTCTCCACGAAATGATAATGGCTGCCCACCTGCACCGGGCGATCACCCATGTTCGTGACGGCCACAACGACACTCTCGCGACCAGCATTCAACTCCACTTCACCCTCCTGCGCTTCGCATGTGCCTGGCTCGAAATCCATCTCGGAAACCACCGTGTGAAACACCTTCAAATCCGGCACCGGCAGGAAGCTGCCGTAAAGCGCCAGGGAAAGATCGCCGTCATCCGCTGCGATGGGATGATGCACCGTCACCAGCTTCGTGCCGTCTGGAAACGTTCCCTCCACCTGCACCTCCGCGATCATCGCCGGAATGCCGGACATCACTTGGTTGCGTCCGAGAAACTTGCGCCCAAGGTCCATCAGTTCCGACACACTGCGGCCATCGCGGATGAACTCCAGCAACTGCGTGGCGATGAGCGCGATGCTTTCCGGGTAGTTCAGCTTGAGGCCGCGCGCGAGCCGCTTCTGGGCAAGAAAGCCCGCGTTATGCAGCAGCAGCTTGTCGATTTCACGAGGAGAGAGATGCATAGGTCGTCACCATTTCCGGGCCCAAGGATCATCCTGCAAGAGCGGGTTCACAAAACTCAGCCGCCGCGCGATCTCGCGCCCGACCTGTTCCGTGCTCACGCCCGCCATGCGCAACAGCACGCCATCCGCGAGCGGACTCGCGCTGATGGCAAAATCACTTCGCTTCAGCACTGGCAACTCGGCCACATCCGCCAGCAGCGCCTGCGCGAAACCTTGCAGCTTCGGTCCCACCACCGCCACCGTCGCCAGGCAGTGGAACCGCCCCATCTGCTTCAGCAAATCTTCCGTGCCTGCTTCCGCCGTCAGCCGCAGCGCATCCAGCATCACGCGCTTGTCGGCTTGAAAGATTTCATTGCGGCTCAGGTACCGCGTGAACTCCCATCGTTCACCACGCGCTGCACGGCCCGAGTTCAACCAATCGACGAGCACCAACCCCGCATCACCCGCCAGATGAAATTCCTGTTTCTGTTCGTAGATCGCCTGCGCGAAACATTGCACCGGATCCGGCGCCAGCACGAGCAACCCGCCTTCACCCACCTCCGCCCGCATACGATGCTGGCAAGGTAACAACTTGGGATTGCGATAAACTTTGGTAGAAGCCTGCGTGCTGAGAAAACAAGTGGCTCCAGCCTCTATCTCCACCTCCAGGCTCGTCTCATCACCTGCCACCAGACCGCCACCGAAACTGCTGATGTAAGCCCAGACACTTGGCCCGCGAAACCTTGGCGCAAGCAGCTTGAGCGGACTCGCCGCCCAGCATTCCGTCACCGCACTCTCTCCGGCCACGTGGCTGACCCGCAATCCGGCGTGACCGGCCTGGCGTGGCCGTTGCGCGACCGGCTGGGAGGCCAGTGACAGCATCTCGTTACAGGCTCTTGCCCCAGAGCACCACGGCACCTACCAGCATGACGACGCCCACCGTGGACAGCACGCGCGCCGGGATGCGGCGTTGCACCTGCGTGCCCGCGATCCAAAAAGCCGCACCGCCCAAGGCCAGCATCATGATGTGATACGGGCTGGTGACGATGTGCGAGGCGCTCGCCTGCGAGAGGTCATGACCGGGATGGGCAGAGGCCACCATCGGCAGCAAGGCACCCGTGAACAAAGCGACAGAACCGGCGAAACGTTTTACCAGACTCGTGGTATTCATATCAGACAGTCAAGTATTGGCGAACGAGCTGGTCATTTAAGTCGGAGATTCCTCCGGCAGCTACGATCGATCCGCGGTCCATGATGCAAAAATTATCCGCCACCGCGAGGCAAAAATCGAGGTACTGTTCCACCAGCAAAATGCTGATCTTCCCCTCCTTCTTGATCATCTGCAGCGTATCGCCGATCTGATCAATGATATTGGGCTGAATCCCCTCCGTCGGTTCATCCAAAATGAGCACCTTCGGGTCCGTCAACACCGCCCGGGCGATCGCCAATTGTTGCTGCTGGCCACCGCTCAGCACGCCGCCCTTGCGCTTCAACATCTCTTTCAAGACCGGGAACAACTCAAAAATCCGGTCCACCTGCTCGCCCTCTTTCTTTCCATGGACCACGAGGCTGATCTTCAGATTCTCCCATACCGTCAGGTTCGGGAAGATGTCGCGGCCTTGCGGCACGTAGCCGATGCCCATGCGCGAACGTTGGTCTGGCTTGGTGCCGATCATCTCCTGCCCGTCCAGCTTCACGGAGCCTGCGTCCGGCTTGAGCAAGCCGACAATCGTTTTCAAGGTCGTGCTCTTGCCCACGCCATTGCGGCCCATCAGGCACAGCAGCTTGTTCTTGGGCAAAGTGAAATCCACGCCGCGCAAGATGCGCGAGCCGTCATAGGAGACGTAGACATTCGATACGGAAAGCATCTTAGTGTTTCTTTTTGCGGCCGAGATAAACTTCGATCACGCGCTCGTTGTTCTGCACTTCATCCACCGTTCCTTCACACAGCACATGCCCTTGATGCAGCACCGTCACCTTCCGGGCGATCTGCCGTACGAACACCATGTCATGCTCGATGACCACAATACTATGCTTGCCCGCGAGGCTCATGAGCAATTCACCCGTCTTGGCCGTCTCTTCATCCGTCATGCCAGCGGCGGGTTCATCCACGAGTAACAGCTTCGGGTTCTGCGAGAGCAACATGCCGATCTCCAACCACTGCTTCTGCCCGTGGGAAAGCGTCCCGGCTTTCACATTCGCCCGATCCGTCAGGCCGATGAGCTTCAACATCTCCTGGATGCGATCACGCTGTTCCGAGCCGATACGCGCGAACAACGTGGACCAAACACTCCGGCTGCCTTCCAGCGAAAGCCAGAGGTTTTCCAGCACCGTATGTTCGACGTAAACGGAAGGTGTCTGAAATTTACGACCGATGCCCAAGCGATTGATCTGATACTCGTTCAGCTTGGTGAGGTCCGTGGTTTTGCCGAATTCCACCTTGCCCGTATCCGGCTGCGTGCGACCCGTGATGATGTCCATCATCGTGCTCTTGCCGGCGCCATTCGGTCCGATGATGACGCGCAACTCGCCTTCATCCATGTAGAAGTTCAGGTCGTTGATGGCTTTGAAACCATCGAAGGTCTTGTTCACACCTTCCAGCGTCAGGACGAATTCTTTACTCATGCTGGGTTATTACTCTGAGGGTTTGACCGCGGCTCCATCGGGTGTGGCAGCAACCGGCTCTTCCGTCTTCTTGCGGTCAAAATAACGCTTCTTCAAATCCTTGAACTGTTGCGGCAGTCCCACGATGCCGTTCGGCATGAAGAGTACCGCCAAGATGAACATGCCACCCAACATGAAGAGCCATTGCTCGGCGAATGCGCGCGTCGCCCAGCTCTTCATCGCATTCACGCTGATGGCACCGATGATCGGTCCGATCAATGTGCTGCGTCCGCCTACCGCGCACCAAACGACAGCTTCGAGAGATTTCTCCGTGCCCATCTCGCTCGGATTGATGATACCGACCTGCGGCACATAGAGCGCACCGCCCACCGCACAGATGATCGCCGACAGCACGAACACGAACAGTTTGAAGTGCGCCGTGGCATAACCGGAAAACAGCACGCGGTTCTCCGAATCACGGATGGCGCGCTGGATGAGACCGAATTTTGTGGAGGTCAGCCAGCGACACAGCAGATACACGCTTAACAACAACACCCCGGAAGCGATATACAGCCATCGCTTCGTCTCTGCGGTATTGATATCCGCGCCGAAGATGAATTTGAAATCCGTCAGACCATTATTACCGCCGAACGTGAAATCATTGCGGAAGAACAGCAGACACGCCGCATACGTCAGCGCTTGGCTCAAGATGGAGAAGTAAACACCCTTGATGCGTGACCGGAAGGCAAGGAAGCCGAAGATGTAAGCCACGATCGCCGGGATGACTACCACCATCAGTATCGCAAAAAATGGACTGCGGAAGGGAATCCAGTGACGCGGCAAACCGCCTGTTTCGGGATACTTCGTTTCAAATTCCAAGAACACCATGAAGTCCGGGATGTCCTTCTGATATTGACCCAACTTGCCAATCATCAGCATCAGATACATGCCCAACGCATAACCACCGAGCGCGAAGAACAGGCATTGACCGAGGCTCAACAACCCCGTGTAACCCCAAAGCAGGTTCACACCCAGCGCCAGCACCGCGTAACAGAGATACTTGCCATACACGTTGATCGTGAAATCGCTGACGTGGAAGAAACTCTCCTTCGGCGCAAAGGCGTTCAGGGACGGCAACAGAATCAAAACGATAAAGGCCACCGCTGAGAGGATCAGCAGCTCCTTTTTGTTCATAAATCGTGTCATGAGAAGATACAGCTAACTGTTGCTAAAATTGATCAATCCAAGCTGCGGCTCTTGGTTGCGAACAGACCAGACGGACGCCATTGCAGGAACAGGATGATGCCGCCCAAGACCAAGATCTTGCCCAGCACTGCGCCCAACCACGGCTCGAGAATCTGATTCGTCACCCCCACGCCCATGGAAGCAGACACAGTGCCAGCTAGATTGCCCACGCCACCCAGCACCACGACCATGAAGCAATCCACGATGTAGTTCTGTCCAAGGCTCGGACCGACATTCGCGAGCTGCGACATACACGCACCCGCCATACCCGCCAGACCAGAGCCGAACGCAAACGTCATCATGTTCACGCGATCCGTGCGCACACCGATACAGGAAGCCATGTTGCGGTTCTGCATCACCGCCCGGATCTGCAAGCCCAGCGAAGTTTTGGTCAGCAACAGATACGTGCCGTAAACGATGGA
Proteins encoded in this window:
- the ureB gene encoding urease subunit beta, coding for MHLSPREIDKLLLHNAGFLAQKRLARGLKLNYPESIALIATQLLEFIRDGRSVSELMDLGRKFLGRNQVMSGIPAMIAEVQVEGTFPDGTKLVTVHHPIAADDGDLSLALYGSFLPVPDLKVFHTVVSEMDFEPGTCEAQEGEVELNAGRESVVVAVTNMGDRPVQVGSHYHFVETNALLKFDRAKAYGKRLDIPAGTAVRFEPGETKTVKLVDIAGNKVIRGGNNLANGAVSPEGLKATMERVKAGNFLNEKD
- a CDS encoding urease accessory protein UreD; the encoded protein is MLSLASQPVAQRPRQAGHAGLRVSHVAGESAVTECWAASPLKLLAPRFRGPSVWAYISSFGGGLVAGDETSLEVEIEAGATCFLSTQASTKVYRNPKLLPCQHRMRAEVGEGGLLVLAPDPVQCFAQAIYEQKQEFHLAGDAGLVLVDWLNSGRAARGERWEFTRYLSRNEIFQADKRVMLDALRLTAEAGTEDLLKQMGRFHCLATVAVVGPKLQGFAQALLADVAELPVLKRSDFAISASPLADGVLLRMAGVSTEQVGREIARRLSFVNPLLQDDPWARKW
- the urtE gene encoding urea ABC transporter ATP-binding subunit UrtE, producing the protein MLSVSNVYVSYDGSRILRGVDFTLPKNKLLCLMGRNGVGKSTTLKTIVGLLKPDAGSVKLDGQEMIGTKPDQRSRMGIGYVPQGRDIFPNLTVWENLKISLVVHGKKEGEQVDRIFELFPVLKEMLKRKGGVLSGGQQQQLAIARAVLTDPKVLILDEPTEGIQPNIIDQIGDTLQMIKKEGKISILLVEQYLDFCLAVADNFCIMDRGSIVAAGGISDLNDQLVRQYLTV
- the urtD gene encoding urea ABC transporter ATP-binding protein UrtD; translated protein: MSKEFVLTLEGVNKTFDGFKAINDLNFYMDEGELRVIIGPNGAGKSTMMDIITGRTQPDTGKVEFGKTTDLTKLNEYQINRLGIGRKFQTPSVYVEHTVLENLWLSLEGSRSVWSTLFARIGSEQRDRIQEMLKLIGLTDRANVKAGTLSHGQKQWLEIGMLLSQNPKLLLVDEPAAGMTDEETAKTGELLMSLAGKHSIVVIEHDMVFVRQIARKVTVLHQGHVLCEGTVDEVQNNERVIEVYLGRKKKH
- the urtC gene encoding urea ABC transporter permease subunit UrtC; amino-acid sequence: MNKKELLILSAVAFIVLILLPSLNAFAPKESFFHVSDFTINVYGKYLCYAVLALGVNLLWGYTGLLSLGQCLFFALGGYALGMYLMLMIGKLGQYQKDIPDFMVFLEFETKYPETGGLPRHWIPFRSPFFAILMVVVIPAIVAYIFGFLAFRSRIKGVYFSILSQALTYAACLLFFRNDFTFGGNNGLTDFKFIFGADINTAETKRWLYIASGVLLLSVYLLCRWLTSTKFGLIQRAIRDSENRVLFSGYATAHFKLFVFVLSAIICAVGGALYVPQVGIINPSEMGTEKSLEAVVWCAVGGRSTLIGPIIGAISVNAMKSWATRAFAEQWLFMLGGMFILAVLFMPNGIVGLPQQFKDLKKRYFDRKKTEEPVAATPDGAAVKPSE